One part of the Eucalyptus grandis isolate ANBG69807.140 chromosome 10, ASM1654582v1, whole genome shotgun sequence genome encodes these proteins:
- the LOC104421293 gene encoding protein SUPPRESSOR OF K(+) TRANSPORT GROWTH DEFECT 1 isoform X1: MYSNFKEQAIEYVKQAVHEDNAGNYAKAFPLYMNALEYFKTHLKYEKNPKIKEAITQKFTEYLRRAEEIRAVLDEGGPGPASNGDAAVATRPKTKPKDGSGGGDGDDAEKEKLRAGLNSAIIREKPNVKWNDVAGLESAKQALQEAVILPVKFPQFFTGKRRPWRAFLLYGPPGTGKSYLAKAVATEADSTFFSVSSSDLVSKWMGESEKLVSSLFQMARESAPSIIFIDEIDSLCGQRGEGNESEASRRIKTELLVQMQGVGHNDEKVLVLSATNTPYALDQAIRRRFDKRIYIPLPDMKARQHMFKVHLGDTPHNLSESDFESLARKTEGFSGSDIAVCVKDVLFEPVRKTQDAMFFIKNPNGMWIPCGPKQPGAVQITMQELAAQGQGSQILPPPISKTDFDKVLARQRPTVSKSDLEVHERFTKEFGEEG; the protein is encoded by the exons ATGTACAGCAACTTCAAGGAGCAGGCGATCGAGTACGTGAAGCAGGCGGTCCACGAGGACAATGCCGGGAACTACGCCAAGGCCTTCCCGCTCTACATGAACGCCCTCGAGTACTTCAAGACCCACCTCAAGTACGAGAAGAACCCCAAGATCAAGGAGGCCATCACCCAGAAGTTCACCGAGTACCTCCGCCGCGCCGAGGAGATCCGCGCCGTCCTCGACGAGGGCGGCCCCGGCCCCGCCTCCAACGGGgacgccgccgtcgccacccgCCCCAAGACCAAGCCCAAGGACGGCAGCGGCGGTGGGGACGGGGACGATGCCGAGAAGGAGAAGCTGAGGGCCGGGCTGAACTCGGCGATCATACGGGAGAAGCCCAACGTGAAGTGGAACGACGTGGCGGGGCTCGAGAGCGCCAAGCAGGCGTTGCAGGAGGCGGTCATATTGCCGGTTAAATTCCCTCAATTCTTCACTG GCAAGCGTCGTCCATGGAGGGCGTTTCTTTTGTATGGTCCACCTGGAACAGGAAAGTCATATCTAGCAAAAGCTGTTGCGACTGAAGCAGACTCTACGTTTTTCAG TGTTTCTTCCTCGGACCTTGTATCAAAGTGGATGGGTGAAAGCGAGAAATTAGTTTCCAGTCTTTTCCAAATGGCTCGTGAAAGTGCACCGTCCATCATCTTCATTGATGAGATTGATTCTTTATGTGGTCAACGTGGGGAAGGCAATGAGAGTGAAGCTTCTAGACGTATCAAAACCGAACTTCTTGTCCAAATGCAG GGTGTAGGACATAATGATGAGAAAGTTCTTGTTCTTTCAGCAACAAATACTCCATATGCTCTTGATCAG GCTATTCGACGGCGGTTTGACAAGCGTATATACATTCCTCTTCCTGATATGAAGGCTCGACAACACATGTTTAAG GTTCATTTAGGGGATACTCCCCACAATTTATCTGAAAGTGATTTTGAAAGCTTAGCTCGCAAGACGGAGGGGTTTTCTGGTTCGGATATAGCCGTTTGT GTTAAGGATGTCCTTTTTGAACCGGTGCGGAAGACCCAGGATGCCATgtttttcataaagaatcccAATGGTATGTGGATCCCATGTGGACCAAAGCAACCTGGTGCTGTCCAAATCACGATGCAGGAGCTGGCGGCACAAGGGCAAGGTTCACAG ATCCTTCCGCCCCCAATATCGAAGACAGATTTTGACAAAGTGCTTGCAAGACAGAGGCCAACAGTGAGCAAAAGTGATCTAGAAGTTCATGAAAGATTCACAAAGGAGTTTGGTGAGGAAGGTTGA
- the LOC104421294 gene encoding zinc finger A20 and AN1 domain-containing stress-associated protein 3-like produces MAEEHHRLQAQQLCANNCGFFGSPTTQNLCSKCYRDLQLKEHRSSDAKLALNQSLAPAAAPSPQPAAISTAPSAAPSPPAEEGREAAAPAGRGRCAACRRRVGLTGFKCRCGVTFCGSHRYPEQHACGFDFKAMGREQIARANPVVVAEKLEKI; encoded by the coding sequence ATGGCGGAAGAGCACCACCGACTCCAGGCCCAGCAGCTCTGCGCCAACAACTGCGGCTTCTTCGGCAGCCCCACCACCCAGAACCTCTGCTCCAAATGCTACCGCGACCTCCAGCTCAAGGAGCACCGCTCCTCCGACGCCAAGCTCGCCCTCAACCAGTCCCTGGCCCCCGCCGCGGCGCCATCGCCGCAGCCGGCCGCGATCTCGACGGCCCCGTCCGCGGCCCCTTCGCCGCCGGCCGAGGAGGGGCGCGAGGCCGCCGCTCCGGCCGGGCGGGGCAGGTGCGCCGCGTGCAGGCGGCGCGTGGGGCTCACGGGGTTCAAGTGCCGGTGCGGCGTGACGTTCTGCGGGTCCCACAGGTACCCGGAGCAGCACGCGTGCGGCTTCGACTTCAAGGCGATGGGGAGGGAGCAGATCGCGAGGGCCAACCCGGTCGTGGTGGCGGAGAAGCTCGAGAAGATATGA
- the LOC104421293 gene encoding protein SUPPRESSOR OF K(+) TRANSPORT GROWTH DEFECT 1 isoform X2, with protein MYSNFKEQAIEYVKQAVHEDNAGNYAKAFPLYMNALEYFKTHLKYEKNPKIKEAITQKFTEYLRRAEEIRAVLDEGGPGPASNGDAAVATRPKTKPKDGSGGGDGDDAEKEKLRAGLNSAIIREKPNVKWNDVAGLESAKQALQEAVILPVKFPQFFTGKRRPWRAFLLYGPPGTGKSYLAKAVATEADSTFFSVSSSDLVSKWMGESEKLVSSLFQMARESAPSIIFIDEIDSLCGQRGEGNESEASRRIKTELLVQMQLWLMDFNL; from the exons ATGTACAGCAACTTCAAGGAGCAGGCGATCGAGTACGTGAAGCAGGCGGTCCACGAGGACAATGCCGGGAACTACGCCAAGGCCTTCCCGCTCTACATGAACGCCCTCGAGTACTTCAAGACCCACCTCAAGTACGAGAAGAACCCCAAGATCAAGGAGGCCATCACCCAGAAGTTCACCGAGTACCTCCGCCGCGCCGAGGAGATCCGCGCCGTCCTCGACGAGGGCGGCCCCGGCCCCGCCTCCAACGGGgacgccgccgtcgccacccgCCCCAAGACCAAGCCCAAGGACGGCAGCGGCGGTGGGGACGGGGACGATGCCGAGAAGGAGAAGCTGAGGGCCGGGCTGAACTCGGCGATCATACGGGAGAAGCCCAACGTGAAGTGGAACGACGTGGCGGGGCTCGAGAGCGCCAAGCAGGCGTTGCAGGAGGCGGTCATATTGCCGGTTAAATTCCCTCAATTCTTCACTG GCAAGCGTCGTCCATGGAGGGCGTTTCTTTTGTATGGTCCACCTGGAACAGGAAAGTCATATCTAGCAAAAGCTGTTGCGACTGAAGCAGACTCTACGTTTTTCAG TGTTTCTTCCTCGGACCTTGTATCAAAGTGGATGGGTGAAAGCGAGAAATTAGTTTCCAGTCTTTTCCAAATGGCTCGTGAAAGTGCACCGTCCATCATCTTCATTGATGAGATTGATTCTTTATGTGGTCAACGTGGGGAAGGCAATGAGAGTGAAGCTTCTAGACGTATCAAAACCGAACTTCTTGTCCAAATGCAG CTATGGCTCATGGATTTTAACCTTTAG
- the LOC104421296 gene encoding protein ADP-ribosyltransferase PARP3 — protein MMSSGSTMIGVAFEHRQIWGSGSMPPRNMSSELDLSGSGLMFDTAAVVKLSKPSQDLSNREATELSVAKVHETRSQAHAPMDDDKMMTRKQKADQHKLQESEQSPKKPKAENNNGHPDRKPSDKVDAEFKELCRATEEHLSVDLMQEILEANGQDSSGTPGVVTTKCQDLLFYGPLDKCPICNGTIEFTSTKYKCKGAYSEWASCTFSTKYPPRREEPIKLPDSVLNSPVADLLKKYQDPTRRPRTDPGIVDKPLRGMVISLSGRLSRTHQYWKTEIERHGGKASNSVIGVTCLVVSPAERERGGSAKVAEAVERGIPVVNEGWLLDSIEKQEAQPLSAYDVMSDLAVEGRGIPWDKQDPSEEALESISAELKLYGKQAVYKDTKLRERGGKIFERDGILYNCAFSLCDMGEGLNDYCIMQLVTVPDDNLHLYYKRGRVGDDPNAEEQLEAWENVDNAVKEFVKLFEEITGNEFEPWETEKKFQKKLLKFCPVDMDNGIDARHGALGLRQLGVAAVHCKLEPLVANFMKVLCSQEIYRYALMEMGLDSPDLPMGMLSKIHLQRCEEVLLEFVEKVKTMKETGQKAEAVWSDYSQRWFTLMHSTRPFIFRDFQEVADHAAAAFETVRDIIDASHLIGDMTGATVDDPLSDRYNELNCKVLPLEKESNDYKMIVNYVEKTYEPVKVGEVSYGVSVENIYAVESTAAPSYDEIKELPNKVLLWCGTRSSNLMRHLHKGFLPAVCSLPVPGYMFGKAIVCSDAAAEAARYGFTAIDRPEGFLILAIASLGDQVLEVKHPPEDTKSLEEKKAGVKGLGRKKTDESEHFIWKDDIKVPCGRLIPSEHKDSPLEYNEYAVFDPKQTSIRFVVGVKYEEQGTVMDEEE, from the exons TTGAGTGTGGCAAAGGTGCACGAGACGAGGTCTCAGGCGCATGCGCCGATGGACGATGACAAGATGATGACGAGGAAGCAGAAAGCCGATCAGCACAAGCTGCAGGAATCGGAGCAATCGCCCAAGAAACCAAAGGCCGAGAACAATAATGGGCATCCAGACCGCAAACCATCGGATAAAGTCGATGCTGAATTCAAGGAATTGTGCAGAGCGACGGAGGAACATCTGTCTGTCGACCTGATGCAAGAGATCCTGGAAGCAAACGGCCAGGACTCCTCTGGTACTCCGGGAGTTGTGACCACTAAATG CCAAGACTTGCTGTTTTATGGGCCATTGGACAAATGCCCGATTTGCAATGGAACTATCGAGTTCACCAGTACAAAGTATAAGTGTAAGGGAGCTTATAGTGAATGGGCGTCTTGCACATTCAGCACCAAATACCCTCCAAGGAGAGAGGAGCCTATCAAGTTGCCAGATTCTGTCCTTAATTCCCCCGTTGCTGAT TTGCTAAAGAAGTATCAGGATCCAACCCGTCGACCTCGTACAGATCCAGGCATTGTGGATAAGCCACTACGAGGGATGGTGATATCTTTATCGGGTCGTCTTTCTCGTACTCAT CAATATTGGAAGACGGAGATCGAGAGACACGGAGGAAAAGCCTCCAATTCTGTCATTG GCGTGACCTGTCTAGTTGTTTCGCCTGCTGAGAGGGAGCGTGGTGGCTCAGCGAAAGTTGCAGAAGCAGT GGAAAGAGGCATACCTGTGGTGAATGAAGGTTGGTTGCTCGACAGCATCGAGAAACAAGAGGCGCAGCCTTTATCTGCTTACGATGTGATGAGTGATCTGGCTGTAGAAGGCAGGGGAATACCCTGGGACAAGCAAGATCCGAGTGAGGAGGCACTTGAATCGATTTCAGCTGAA CTGAAGCTGTATGGGAAACAGGCCGTCTACAAAGACACAAAGCTAAGAGAACGAGGAGGGAAAATATTTGAGAGGGATGGAATACTGTATAATTGTGCCTTTTCTCTTTGTGATATGGGGGAAGGATTGAACGA CTATTGCATAATGCAGCTCGTCACAGTTCCTGATGACAACTTGCATCTGTACTACAAGCGGGGAAGAGTAGGAGATGATCCAAATGCAGAGGAGCAGCTCGAAGCATGGGAGAATGTCGACAATGCAGTGAAGGAGTTTGTGAAGCTGTTTGAGGAAATAACAGGGAATGAGTTTGAGCCCTGGGAAACAGAGaagaaatttcagaagaaattgCTAAAATTCTGTCCCGTTGACATG GACAATGGTATTGATGCAAGACATGGGGCCTTAGGTCTTCGGCAGCTTGGAGTTGCAGCAGTGCATTGCAAGCTGGAGCCTCTGGTGGCAAACTTCATGAAAGTCTTGTGCAGTCAGGAAATATATAG GTATGCTCTAATGGAGATGGGCTTGGATTCCCCTGATCTACCAATGGGGATGCTGTCAAAGATTCACTTGCAAAGAT GTGAGGAGGTCCTACTAGAGTTTGTAGAGAAAGTAAAAACCATGAAGGAGACGGGTCAAAAGGCTGAGGCTGTGTGGTCAGATTATAGCCAGAGATGGTTCACTTTGATGCACTCAACGAGGCCTTTTATTTTCCGAGATTTTCAAGAAGTTGCCGATCAC GCTGCAGCGGCATTTGAGACTGTCCGTGACATAATAGATGCCTCACATCTTATAGGCGATATGACAGGAGCTACAGTTGATGACCCTCTTTCAGACCGATACAATGAGCTGAACTGCAAAGTTCTTCCACTTGAAAAGGAGTCCAATGACTACAAGATGATAGTGAATTACGTGGAGAAAACTTATGAGCCTGTCAAAGTTGGGGAAGTA AGCTATGGGGTGTCGGTGGAGAACATATATGCCGTCGAGTCAACTGCAGCACCTTCCTATGATGAAATAAAAGAGTTGCCCAATAAGGTTCTCTTGTGGTGTG GCACTCGCAGCTCGAATTTGATGAGGCATCTGCACAAGGGCTTTTTGCCCGCTGTTTGCTCTCTGCCAGTTCCTGGTTACATG TTTGGAAAGGCGATCGTGTGCTCTGATGCGGCTGCAGAAGCAGCAAGGTACGGTTTTACAGCTATCGACAGGCCGGAGGGCTTCCTGATATTGGCAATCGCTTCTCTGGGAGATCAAGTTCTGGAGGTTAAACATCCGCCGGAG GATACGAAATCCTTAGAGGAAAAGAAGGCAGGAGTGAAGGGACTGGGGCGGAAGAAAACAGACGAATCGGAGCATTTCATTTGGAAGGACGACATCAAGGTGCCGTGCGGTCGCCTGATCCCCTCGGAGCACAAGGACAGCCCCCTCGAGTACAACGAGTACGCCGTCTTCGATCCGAAACAG ACGAGCATAAGGTTCGTGGTGGGAGTGAAGTACGAGGAGCAAGGAACGGTGATGGACGAAGAGGAGTGA